GAATGTGTGTTCATTGGTTATGTAATTAATAGCAAAGCGTATAGGTTTTATGACCTAAACGCAAAAGTGATCATAGAGTCAAATGATgctgatttttatgaaaataaatttccttttaaattaaggGATAGTGGGGGTACTTCATCCAATTATCTTCCtgctattagtagtgaaaatcttgCACAACCAGAACCAGATATAGAGCCTCAAAGAGGTAAGAGAGCAAGAATTGCTAAAGATTATGGACCCGATTATATGGCTTATACATTAGAGGAGGATCCATCAAACCTCCAAGAAGCTTTGTCTTCTTTGGATGCTGACTTGTGGCAAGAAGCCATTAatgatgagatggattctttaGAATCTAACAAGACATGGCATTTAGTAGACTTGCCTCCTGGTTGCAAACCAATTGGTTATAAATGAatcttgaaaaagaaactaaaacctgATGGTACTGTGGATAAATACAAGGCTCTCCTTGTAGCCAAGGGTTTTAGGCAAAGAGAGAATGTGGATTTCTTCGACACCTTTTCACCAGTCACTAGAATAACATCTATTCGGGTGCTAATATCTCTTGCTGCTATTCACAGTCTAGTGGTACACCAAATGGATGCTAAAActgcttttttaaatggtgaattggaagaggaaatctatatggaacaacctgaagggtttgtgattcatggacaagaagatAAAGTCTGCAAGTTAGATAAATCTTTGTATGGCCTAAACCAAGCACCTAAGCAGTGGCATGAAAAGTTTGATAACTTAATAGTCTCGAATGGGTTTAAGGTGAATGAAAGTGACAAATGCATTAACTACAAATctgtaaataatatttgcactatcatatgtgtatatgtcgatgaccttctcatatttggttcaaatattcatgtagtgaacaatgtgaaatcattgttgtgtaacaactttgatatgaaagacctcggagaagcaagtgtaatccttggtattaagattactaggtcaaaagagggaatttctctggatcaatctcactacattgagaagatcttaaagaaatatgactaCTTTGACTGTAAACCTGCTAGTACACCATATGATCCAAGTGTAAAACTGTTTAAGAACACTGGTGAAGGTATACGACAAACTGAGTACGCAAGTATCATTGGCAGCCTTAGGTATGCCACTGATTGTACTAGACCTGACATAGCCTATGTTGTGGGATTATTATGCAGGTTTACCAGTAGACCTAGTATGGAGCACTGACTCGCTATTGAAAGGGTAATGAGGTAccttaaaagaaccataaaccttggattacattataaaaggttTCCTGCTGTACTTGAAGGATACAACGATGCAGATTGGAACACTCTTTCAGATGATTCCAAAGCAACCATCGACTATATATTTAGCATAGCTGGTGGGGCTGTTTCTTGGAAGTCAAAGAAACAGACTATCTTAGCTCAGTCCACTATGGAATATGAGATGATAGTACTAGCAACTGCTAGTAAGGAAGCAAGTTGGCTAAGAAGCTTACTTGCAGAGATTCCTTTATGGGAAAGACCGATACCAGCTGTGTTGATCCATTGTGATAGTACCACGGCTATTGCAAAAATTGAGAACCGTTATTACAATGGTAAGAAACGACAGATACGTCGTAAGCACAACCCTGTTAGAGAATTACTCTCAACAGGAGCTGTTAGAGTGGATCACGTACGCACTGATGATAATTTAGCAGATCCTTTGACGAAAGGATTAGCTAGAGAGAAAGTCCATAACACTTCTAAAAGAATGGGACTATTGCCCTTACTGCGATGATCATTCATGATGGTAACCCGACCTAAATGACTGGAGATCCCAAGAACTAGGTTCAATGGGTAATAACAAGTTGTgaagtgatatgagatgaacatgctgttataagtgaaagcagcatgattcctgaagtaacaagaggatgagttatgaaaaaaattcataattcttaATGAGATCTATGCTCTACATTGAGTGGAGTACCTAGGCTACAAGAGTACTCTTGATAGACTCACCTATGTGAATGTTGAAGTGGGGGCCgcttcatatgaaattttgggcaaaaatttcTAGAGCATTCACTATATCGGGATAGACGTGCATGGCCTTTAACGCACAGGCTTTATAGAATACACCTATGAAAAGGTTGTGTGTGGTTTGATGTCGGAGATAGAGTTCAAGACTTCGAGTCACTCTAGTAAAATCTGAATCTTACTCATTATGCAAAGGTTCAAGTTGTATGACACCTTTGTTTAtgcacaattttatgaaatcctcgaaaatcttcttttcaaatttcaagtgagggattgttagaacaaatgatgaaagtttgaaaaaaaaagaaaggaaaaaaaaaagaaaaaaaagcttcaagtcccacatcgctcaggataaacacttgaatagtgtttcactctcTATATATGGAGagctcatttcttcttttttccttgccccagttgagaagcatttcctcaacttttctttctccctcccatgTTTTAGCTGATGCATTTtcggcaaacttctccctctttctttctgtcgctctaaaattttggttgcctttaagagtgactttgtaagtcatatttttcggttgcctttaagagtgactttttaagtcacatttttcggttggctattagagtgacttttcaagtcatattttcgggtggctttagagtgacttttcaagtcatacaagagggtgtaattctagaaaaggttccctcagtgcagtgagaatcttatacagtgatctgaGCTGTTTTATCCTGGAGAcgtcgtggttgatagtctgcttgcacaatttttggtagtgccacgaaacgtcttaaagaaagcgacattgtccgtGACTCAGCCAataattttttcggtttgccataaactattgttacaacaaaacaaaactacACAAGAGAGTGGTGCAAAGAAAACACGGCAGATGCAACAAGGGCACAAAAGAACCCAATTATTTGCTTTCCTTTTGGAAGGTGTTTTGTGTCCTCAGATTCAGTATTGAATGCAATTAGGGTAACTGACATGGTAATATAAGGACAACTATAGAGTTGAATATCAATGCAGTGAGCTTTTGGGAATTGATGAAGAAAGTGAACACTGCATTGAAGCCTAATTGGGATGCACATACTAGAGCATAAGTGGAAAGAGGAAGATATGAAAGTCCATAGGCATATATATCAAGTCCATCATTGCACACATTAAGCCCAAGACTAGGTACCAGGAAAATACAATGGAaagttttggttttgtttcGAAGGAATCACTTTTTGTTAATTTGGTATGTGTTGGAGAGTAAAATATGAGTGGAAGTGGTACAGGGAATCCAACTGATTGAACAAATGCTACAACCCATTTGCTTTTACCACTTTTTTCAATGTATAACTTCCCCCAAAATAGTGGATGTACATTGGCCTGCAAGAAGGGTTGTGTAAAACGACACACGAAACCACCGTTTGTATTCTCTGATTCTTGGATGTTGAGGTTGCTGATCAGTATCAACAGTTATAGGCATGTTTGAGTTGTCGTCCAAGGGATGAAGCATAACAAGCTGGTCAAATGTAGAATAATTAAAGTTTAAACTTTAAgtacatcaataaaaaaaatatttatttgtttttactttttacaaaacaaaaaagatcatatttaaaaaaaactcatttattaaaaaaatgtttaatatataattctataatttaagatacaaacatttttcttagaATTTATTTCAAATGTCACTTGTTATTGGATCAATCCTGTGACATGTTTCAAGACTAATCTAATGGACAAATACAAAAGACGCACTCCATATCTAAACACAATTTTGAGGTTCGCACGCGGACGATTTACTCAAACATATATTACTTTGTTTGTGAACATAATGAGTTGTGCACTTTCTAGTCTTATGAGGAATACAAATAAGAAATTAGGATTACTTCTATTACTTTTCTGATATATAATTGATGCACAATTGAGACAAGAGATGTCGGAGACAATTTTATAACTTAGGAATTCGCCTTTGGATATCATTATTTGGGCCATTACatcatattatttaatcattatttaatCCTTTACTCTTagattagttttttatattattttcaccaTCCAATATTTCACctatttttaataacaaaacaCTTTTGGACTTCATGAAAAGTTATTGAATCAGTGCccaactaattttaatttttttattatatattcatgAACGTATACATTTATGGAAAACGCTAGATGACACAAATGATACCAatggtttttagttttttttggtTCATAAATTATATTCATACGCCTCATGTTTTCCGTTAAACATTaactttaattcttttttatatgtaaGAATTAAACCTGATATAAGAAACTTATAACACATcatgttttatttaatcaaCTGATTTAAACTCATTAttaaaattgtgttattttaattttgttaataggcaatgaaaaatatattaatgaagGTGCTAGGGGCCCAACCAGCAGtacataaaagtttttttttttaccgaatAAGCCGTACATGAAAGTTAACGTACGTGCGCATCTCGGTTAATAACTATATATTTGCTTCCAACAATATAAATAAGAATTAACCAAGTGTAATCCACTAATATTGAGATATCCCCTTCGTAATTTCAACACCCTCATAATGAAATTTGTGTTATTCTATAAAAACAGCCACCTCATGTTTTCATGCAATTTGTTCAAAAATGTTTCATACTATATACCAGTTCTCTACATTTTTTACTGTCCATTGTATAAATCAAATAATGTACATTTGTGTAATTGTTTTATGCGTGTTAATGGTTATGCACTTACAGTAATCATAAGTTATCATAtgaaagtttattaatttttttaataattattttaaaaattatatcaataataatctTTTATCGAATAACAGTATAAAATTTTTCACAGTAACAAAAACTAAGTTATCGTGGGATACCAATTACCAAGAAATATGCATTGCATAAACTTGAACAACAACATAACCCTTTCCCAAGCAAACTATAGTATAAATTCAATTAATTCCTAAATATAGAGTtccattatctattttttattttcgtgAATGGATGGAGAAACCCCAAACAAAGAACTAAGATCCGCGTTGAAACATGATAGACAATACATCAACCAAAACGACACTagacaaaaaaagacaaaaccaaaccaaaaacTTTGGTCCATTATTCTACTAATAATTCCATGCATCAAATTTCTCCATTTCCCATTGAAACCTTAATGCAATCACTTTTATCTTCCTTGGCCTTTCGGTCATCTAGATAATGTTGATAAATATAGGACAAAAAGGCCCATACAGCTAATATGAAGGCTATAATCTTAACCCCATAAATCTTGTCATGAAAGACAATGACAGCAAGGATAGGAGTTATGGTCAGTTCCAAATTGCTTATTACAACTGAGAACAATGAAGATACCTCAAAAATCAACCCCAACATAGAAACGCCGGCTATTTGCCATGCCACAGCAGTCCAAACCAAAGTCATTACATATGACACACTACCGCTTTCGAATTCCTTCATCTCCATTCCCATAGTTCTCCAATCTCCACTGAAAAACAACCCCACACTGCCAAAAACTGAAGCAACGAGCATTGGGTAAAAATTCATTCTTAACACAGTAGCAAAGGTTTTAGTCTTTATAACTTTCTCAAAACAACGCTGCACAAGAGAGTGATGGAGTGCAAACGTGGCAGATGAGACTATGGCACAGAGGATCCCAATTATTTGCTTCTCTTTGGGATGGTGCTTTGTGTCCTCAGATTCAGGGTTGAGTGCAATTAGGATAACTGACATGCTAAGACAGCTACAGAGTTTAATATGAGTGCAGTGAACTTTTGGGAATTGATGAAGAAAGTCAACACTGCAATGAAGCCCAATTGGGATGCACATAATAGTGCAAAAGTGGAAAGAG
This region of Glycine soja cultivar W05 chromosome 17, ASM419377v2, whole genome shotgun sequence genomic DNA includes:
- the LOC114391452 gene encoding probable purine permease 11 yields the protein MSVILIALNPESEDTKHHPKEKQIIGILCAIVSSATFALHHSLVQRCFEKVIKTKTFATVLRMNFYPMLVASVFGSVGLFFSGDWRTMGMEMKEFESGSVSYVMTLVWTAVAWQIAGVSMLGLIFEVSSLFSVVISNLELTITPILAVIVFHDKIYGVKIIAFILAVWAFLSYIYQHYLDDRKAKEDKSDCIKVSMGNGEI